From a region of the Primulina eburnea isolate SZY01 chromosome 7, ASM2296580v1, whole genome shotgun sequence genome:
- the LOC140837131 gene encoding AMSH-like ubiquitin thioesterase 2 isoform X3 — protein MEMGVRAVAKSFPPPGISFLQPPPGVPEVSRITGAVAVDGPSHCSSSSQPEASKHLKDIHVSARLMEDFLDLASDNTSKNLETCGVLGAFLESGTFYVTNLIIPKQESTSNSCQTVNEVEIYSIQNEESLLPIGWIHTHPSQSCFMSSVDLHTQYIYQVMVPEAVGIVMAPTDTSRKFGVFRLSEPDGMRVLKECQEKGFHSHAEPANGTPIYEDCSNIVFNPNLRLEICDLR, from the exons ATGGAAATG GGCGTGCGTGCTGTCGCGAAGTCGTTTCCGCCTCCCGGAATCTCATTTTTGCAGCCTCCTCCAGGTGTTCCCGAAGTTTCACGGATCACAGGTGCCGTTGCAGTAGATGGTCCCTCCCATTGTTCTTCGAGTAGTCAACCGGAAGCATCAAAACATCTGAAGGACATCCATGTG TCAGCACGTTTGATGGAGGATTTTCTTGACCTTGCAAGTGACAACACCAGCAAGAATCTTGAAACATGTGGAGTTCTTGGCGCCTTTCTT GAATCCGGAACTTTTTATGTGACAAATCTAATAATTCCGAAACAAGAGTCTACCTCCAATTCT TGCCAGACTGTGAACGAGGTGGAGATTTATTCTATACAAAATGAAGAATCCCTTCTCCCTATCGGATGGATCCAT ACACATCCTTCCCAGAGCTGCTTCATGTCTTCAGTTGATCTGCACACCCAGTACATCTACCAG GTGATGGTACCAGAAGCTGTAGGCATTGTCATGGCTCCAACTGATACGTCAAG GAAATTTGGGGTATTCAGGTTGTCCGAGCCTGATGGAATGCGTGTTCTCAAGGAATGCCAGGAGAAGGGATTTCACAGCCACGCAGAACCAGCCAACGGTACCCCCATATATGAGGATTGTTCAAACATTGTTTTTAACCCAAATCTGAGGTTGGAAATATGTGACTTGAGATGA
- the LOC140837131 gene encoding AMSH-like ubiquitin thioesterase 2 isoform X1: protein MFGFAKFHVLNCVGCWGVRAVAKSFPPPGISFLQPPPGVPEVSRITGAVAVDGPSHCSSSSQPEASKHLKDIHVSARLMEDFLDLASDNTSKNLETCGVLGAFLESGTFYVTNLIIPKQESTSNSCQTVNEVEIYSIQNEESLLPIGWIHTHPSQSCFMSSVDLHTQYIYQVMVPEAVGIVMAPTDTSRKFGVFRLSEPDGMRVLKECQEKGFHSHAEPANGTPIYEDCSNIVFNPNLRLEICDLR, encoded by the exons ATGTTTGGGTTTGcaaaatttcatgttttgaattgTGTCGGCTGTTGG GGCGTGCGTGCTGTCGCGAAGTCGTTTCCGCCTCCCGGAATCTCATTTTTGCAGCCTCCTCCAGGTGTTCCCGAAGTTTCACGGATCACAGGTGCCGTTGCAGTAGATGGTCCCTCCCATTGTTCTTCGAGTAGTCAACCGGAAGCATCAAAACATCTGAAGGACATCCATGTG TCAGCACGTTTGATGGAGGATTTTCTTGACCTTGCAAGTGACAACACCAGCAAGAATCTTGAAACATGTGGAGTTCTTGGCGCCTTTCTT GAATCCGGAACTTTTTATGTGACAAATCTAATAATTCCGAAACAAGAGTCTACCTCCAATTCT TGCCAGACTGTGAACGAGGTGGAGATTTATTCTATACAAAATGAAGAATCCCTTCTCCCTATCGGATGGATCCAT ACACATCCTTCCCAGAGCTGCTTCATGTCTTCAGTTGATCTGCACACCCAGTACATCTACCAG GTGATGGTACCAGAAGCTGTAGGCATTGTCATGGCTCCAACTGATACGTCAAG GAAATTTGGGGTATTCAGGTTGTCCGAGCCTGATGGAATGCGTGTTCTCAAGGAATGCCAGGAGAAGGGATTTCACAGCCACGCAGAACCAGCCAACGGTACCCCCATATATGAGGATTGTTCAAACATTGTTTTTAACCCAAATCTGAGGTTGGAAATATGTGACTTGAGATGA
- the LOC140837131 gene encoding AMSH-like ubiquitin thioesterase 2 isoform X2, with the protein MADELSFQGVRAVAKSFPPPGISFLQPPPGVPEVSRITGAVAVDGPSHCSSSSQPEASKHLKDIHVSARLMEDFLDLASDNTSKNLETCGVLGAFLESGTFYVTNLIIPKQESTSNSCQTVNEVEIYSIQNEESLLPIGWIHTHPSQSCFMSSVDLHTQYIYQVMVPEAVGIVMAPTDTSRKFGVFRLSEPDGMRVLKECQEKGFHSHAEPANGTPIYEDCSNIVFNPNLRLEICDLR; encoded by the exons ATGGCTGATGAACTCAGTTTTCAGGGCGTGCGTGCTGTCGCGAAGTCGTTTCCGCCTCCCGGAATCTCATTTTTGCAGCCTCCTCCAGGTGTTCCCGAAGTTTCACGGATCACAGGTGCCGTTGCAGTAGATGGTCCCTCCCATTGTTCTTCGAGTAGTCAACCGGAAGCATCAAAACATCTGAAGGACATCCATGTG TCAGCACGTTTGATGGAGGATTTTCTTGACCTTGCAAGTGACAACACCAGCAAGAATCTTGAAACATGTGGAGTTCTTGGCGCCTTTCTT GAATCCGGAACTTTTTATGTGACAAATCTAATAATTCCGAAACAAGAGTCTACCTCCAATTCT TGCCAGACTGTGAACGAGGTGGAGATTTATTCTATACAAAATGAAGAATCCCTTCTCCCTATCGGATGGATCCAT ACACATCCTTCCCAGAGCTGCTTCATGTCTTCAGTTGATCTGCACACCCAGTACATCTACCAG GTGATGGTACCAGAAGCTGTAGGCATTGTCATGGCTCCAACTGATACGTCAAG GAAATTTGGGGTATTCAGGTTGTCCGAGCCTGATGGAATGCGTGTTCTCAAGGAATGCCAGGAGAAGGGATTTCACAGCCACGCAGAACCAGCCAACGGTACCCCCATATATGAGGATTGTTCAAACATTGTTTTTAACCCAAATCTGAGGTTGGAAATATGTGACTTGAGATGA
- the LOC140837132 gene encoding uncharacterized protein, producing MEATGEQRIDTGHDLYSETKIIQAFMTNMKLGDDSLQEEEESVNNHEDYDEDNDPEDEDLDEDDEEEDDDYDDNEEEEFSFMFEGANTPSMEAEDVKQVFPLFNRDLFFSGEGLKDLRQENLQTKLPVKKVFVETNERSDEGHLVTSATPGSDEIAGPCCEWSGKAVAATSATCNKSNSTGFSKFWRLKDFSGRSNSDGKDAFVFLKKNQAPPHSIVKRRSREVGPPSPKAETGKPKKSGRGKTAPLSSHAVYLKNKANEENRRRSYLPYRPELIGFFTNANVGLTRNVHPY from the coding sequence ATGGAGGCAACAGGCGAGCAGAGAATCGACACAGGCCATGATTTATATTCAGAAACAAAAATAATCCAAGCTTTTATGACAAACATGAAGCTCGGTGATGATTCACttcaagaagaagaagaatctgTAAATAATCATGAAGATTACGATGAAGATAATGATCCAGAAGACGAAGATCTAGAcgaagatgatgaagaagaagatgacGACTATgatgataatgaagaagaaGAGTTTTCTTTCATGTTTGAAGGAGCAAATACACCATCAATGGAGGCGGAGGATGTGAAGCAGGTTTTCCCCTTATTCAACCGAGATTTATTCTTTTCCGGGGAAGGGTTAAAGGATTTGCGCCAAGAGAACTTACAGACGAAGCTCCCGGTGAAGAAAGTCTTCGTGGAAACAAACGAAAGATCAGACGAAGGACATCTTGTGACGTCAGCTACACCGGGAAGTGACGAGATCGCCGGACCCTGCTGCGAGTGGTCGGGGAAGGCTGTGGCGGCGACGTCGGCGACCTGCAATAAGAGTAACTCAACCGGGTTTTCGAAGTTCTGGCGGTTAAAGGATTTCTCCGGGAGGAGCAATAGCGATGGGAAAGATGCATTCGTCTTCTTGAAAAAGAACCAAGCTCCACCGCACTCGATTGTAAAGAGGAGGAGTAGGGAGGTCGGGCCTCCGTCTCCTAAGGCGGAGACAGGAAAGCCGAAGAAGAGCGGGAGGGGTAAAACGGCGCCGTTGTCCTCCCACGCGGTGTACCTGAAGAACAAGGCCAATGAGGAGAACAGACGGCGGTCTTATTTGCCGTACCGGCCGGAATTGATAGGCTTTTTCACAAATGCTAACGTTGGATTAACGAGAAATGTGCATCCTTATTAA